One Deltaproteobacteria bacterium DNA window includes the following coding sequences:
- a CDS encoding DUF1554 domain-containing protein: protein MLLITCTALLRGAMPRDRFILVYTCLTLLGCGGSSTPTAQPTPHVSSGLKIFLTSRKHVADFKNDPYLNGDSAIHKVDDFCNTDPNRPDAHAYKALLVDGVNRDAKALTDWVLKPSTTYYRPYDDIVIGTTTAAAIFGAAYAPLTNAIAATISPAETGTEAWTGIANSGDFMAGDCCNGWSDVTNSWSARWAIPTARDGSAFGTNGLVGCAVYQFWIYCVEQP, encoded by the coding sequence ATGCTTCTGATAACGTGTACAGCGTTGCTTCGAGGGGCCATGCCACGCGACCGCTTCATCCTTGTCTACACCTGCCTCACACTGCTGGGTTGTGGAGGAAGTTCGACTCCGACGGCGCAGCCGACGCCGCACGTGTCGAGCGGACTCAAGATCTTCCTCACGTCGCGCAAGCACGTCGCGGACTTCAAGAACGACCCGTACCTCAACGGCGACAGCGCCATTCACAAGGTTGACGACTTCTGCAACACGGATCCCAACCGCCCCGACGCGCACGCATACAAGGCGCTCCTCGTGGACGGCGTGAACCGTGATGCGAAGGCCCTGACCGACTGGGTTCTCAAGCCGAGCACGACGTACTACCGGCCGTACGACGACATCGTAATCGGCACGACGACCGCAGCGGCCATCTTCGGCGCAGCTTACGCACCGCTCACGAACGCCATCGCCGCCACCATCTCGCCGGCAGAGACCGGAACCGAGGCATGGACCGGCATCGCCAACTCGGGCGACTTCATGGCGGGCGATTGCTGCAACGGTTGGTCGGACGTGACGAACTCGTGGAGCGCGCGCTGGGCCATTCCCACCGCCAGGGACGGGAGCGCGTTTGGCACCAACGGGTTGGTCGGCTGCGCGGTTTACCAGTTTTGGATCTACTGCGTCGAGCAGCCCTGA